One window from the genome of Sandaracinaceae bacterium encodes:
- the ruvC gene encoding crossover junction endodeoxyribonuclease RuvC: protein MRVLGVDPGTRVTGWGVAERRRGKLVGVAAGVVRPKAKSPLADRLEVIYDGLEALIEEHRPHALAVEDVFYAKYPNAAIKLGHVRGAVLLLAAKRGLHLAEYPPALVKRTVAGRGAAEKEQVARVVAAMLGFHEKLAVDATDALAVAITHLQASAGRQSVP from the coding sequence ATGCGCGTCCTCGGTGTCGACCCCGGGACCCGCGTCACCGGCTGGGGCGTCGCGGAGCGGCGGCGCGGCAAGCTCGTCGGCGTCGCGGCCGGCGTGGTGCGCCCGAAGGCGAAGTCACCGCTCGCGGATCGTCTCGAGGTCATCTACGACGGCCTCGAGGCGCTGATCGAGGAGCACCGCCCGCACGCGCTCGCGGTCGAGGACGTCTTCTACGCGAAGTACCCCAACGCGGCGATCAAGCTCGGCCACGTGCGCGGCGCGGTGCTGCTGCTCGCGGCCAAGCGGGGCCTTCACCTCGCGGAGTATCCGCCCGCGCTGGTGAAGCGAACCGTCGCGGGCCGAGGCGCGGCGGAGAAGGAGCAGGTGGCCCGGGTGGTGGCGGCGATGCTCGGCTTCCACGAGAAGCTGGCCGTCGACGCGACGGACGCCCTGGCGGTCGCGATCACGCATCTGCAGGCGAGCGCGGGCCGTCAGTCCGTGCCCTGA
- a CDS encoding serine/threonine-protein kinase, translated as MLDDAYRLEKSVGEGAMGMVYLGRDTRLERDVAIKFIQPELVRSREAHERFLREARTMARVHHVNVVEIYAYGEYLGAPYFVMEYVPGTTVDDWMRLHAHPYLSVDEVIGILDQICRGVAAVHEAGAVHRDLKPTNVLIGPAFRVCVTDLGLAKVLDRPLRHEDKDTVSGTPAYMAPEVVLGTPLPAELESQVDVYSLGVLAFELFTNRLPFEHANPTDMMLAHVDELPPIPSDLRPDLPEAFDDVILSALAKEPRDRVQGAAAFRNALLAARETASGKAPKRRFLIADDDDDFRELVAETLRYAFPEADLALCEDGDAALEEAEHNPASLALVDLDMPGLNGVELTAAFRATPHLEKMPILVMTATGGAPDWRLLQGLGADGFLVKPIDPVSLIALVRRTLDQGTD; from the coding sequence GTGCTCGACGACGCATACCGCCTGGAGAAGTCCGTCGGCGAGGGCGCGATGGGCATGGTCTACCTCGGGCGTGACACGCGCCTCGAGCGCGACGTGGCCATCAAGTTCATCCAGCCCGAGCTGGTCCGCAGCCGGGAGGCGCACGAGCGCTTCCTGCGCGAGGCCCGGACGATGGCGCGCGTGCATCACGTCAACGTCGTCGAGATCTACGCGTACGGGGAGTACCTGGGCGCGCCGTACTTCGTGATGGAGTACGTGCCCGGCACGACCGTCGACGACTGGATGCGGCTGCACGCCCATCCCTACCTCTCGGTGGACGAGGTCATCGGGATCCTCGACCAGATCTGCCGCGGCGTCGCCGCCGTGCACGAGGCCGGCGCGGTGCACCGCGACCTCAAGCCCACGAACGTGTTGATCGGGCCCGCGTTCCGCGTCTGCGTGACCGACCTGGGCCTCGCCAAGGTCCTCGACCGGCCGCTGCGGCACGAGGACAAGGACACGGTCAGCGGCACGCCGGCCTACATGGCGCCGGAGGTCGTGCTCGGTACGCCGCTGCCGGCCGAGCTGGAGTCGCAGGTCGACGTCTACTCGCTGGGCGTGCTCGCCTTCGAGCTCTTCACCAACCGCCTCCCCTTCGAGCACGCCAACCCGACCGACATGATGCTCGCCCACGTGGACGAGCTGCCGCCCATCCCGAGCGATCTGCGTCCGGATCTCCCGGAGGCCTTCGACGACGTGATCCTCTCGGCGCTCGCGAAGGAGCCGCGGGATCGCGTCCAGGGCGCCGCGGCGTTCCGGAACGCGCTGCTCGCGGCGCGAGAGACCGCGAGCGGGAAGGCTCCCAAGCGGCGCTTCCTGATCGCCGACGACGACGACGACTTCCGGGAGCTCGTGGCGGAGACGCTGCGCTACGCGTTCCCCGAGGCGGACCTCGCGCTGTGTGAAGACGGAGACGCGGCGCTCGAGGAGGCGGAGCACAACCCCGCGTCGCTCGCCCTCGTGGACCTCGACATGCCCGGGCTCAACGGCGTCGAGCTGACCGCCGCGTTTCGCGCGACGCCCCACCTCGAGAAGATGCCCATCCTCGTGATGACGGCCACGGGCGGCGCGCCGGACTGGCGCCTGCTCCAGGGGCTCGGCGCGGACGGCTTCCTCGTCAAGCCCATCGACCCGGTGAGCCTGATCGCGCTCGTGCGCCGCACGCTCGATCAGGGCACGGACTGA
- a CDS encoding response regulator, with protein sequence MSGEPKLGELEARLAALHARTRDGFAQRAEGLREAADRLERGDDDARDEIRRLAHKLRGVAGSAGHEGLGERAGRLEGAVGTGAADFAIAEGARRLAKAADVARATIPPPPQTSAVTSRDAGTQTLAWRVVALDDEASTRRLLQIALKHAGCDAHVFADPAEAMRAVSERPPDLVIVDAMMPDVDGLTFYRGVRARGERTPVVILSAASHEELGWQLPDDPRLTWMRKPFRPGALLEDLRAFVAATTA encoded by the coding sequence TTGAGCGGAGAACCGAAGCTGGGCGAGCTCGAGGCGAGGCTCGCGGCGCTGCACGCGCGAACGCGAGACGGCTTCGCGCAGCGCGCCGAAGGGCTGCGTGAGGCGGCCGACCGACTCGAGCGCGGGGACGACGACGCGCGCGACGAGATCCGTCGGCTCGCGCACAAGCTCCGCGGCGTCGCGGGGAGCGCGGGCCACGAAGGGCTCGGCGAGCGCGCCGGGCGGCTCGAGGGCGCGGTCGGAACGGGGGCGGCGGACTTCGCGATCGCGGAGGGCGCGCGCCGCCTCGCGAAGGCCGCGGATGTCGCGCGCGCCACGATCCCCCCGCCGCCCCAGACGTCGGCCGTGACGAGCCGCGACGCGGGCACGCAGACCCTGGCGTGGCGCGTGGTGGCGCTCGACGACGAGGCCTCGACGCGACGCCTGCTCCAGATCGCGCTGAAGCACGCGGGCTGCGACGCGCACGTCTTCGCCGATCCGGCCGAGGCGATGCGCGCCGTCTCCGAGCGCCCCCCGGACCTCGTGATCGTCGACGCGATGATGCCCGACGTCGACGGGCTGACGTTCTACCGCGGCGTGCGCGCTCGCGGGGAACGCACCCCCGTGGTCATCCTCTCGGCCGCGAGCCACGAAGAGCTGGGCTGGCAGCTGCCGGACGACCCGCGCCTGACGTGGATGCGCAAGCCGTTCAGACCGGGCGCGCTGCTCGAGGACCTGCGCGCCTTCGTCGCAGCCACCACAGCGTGA
- a CDS encoding matrixin family metalloprotease, with the protein MRALVVISIVWLTASGARAFERSTVIGEPERPLFWDARVVHLRTAYDSCDDLGPEAVGGAVARSVATWNRAGDVCSDFRMVDDGYPTGFATNLIGAEGYDGENRIIWRERSWPDDISPATLALTTLVFRRSTGQILDADIDLNGVSHTWTVADAGALTDAENTLTHELGHLLGLGHVSDPEATMYGQSDPGDLEKRSLSEDDAAGLCFTYPAGLASPGAPYVRSPPLTGCAATIRGRPSVPATAGWLALTLWWLRRRRAGPRAARPV; encoded by the coding sequence ATGCGCGCTCTCGTCGTGATCTCGATCGTGTGGCTCACCGCGTCCGGGGCGCGCGCGTTCGAGCGCTCGACCGTGATCGGCGAGCCGGAGCGCCCGCTCTTCTGGGATGCGCGCGTCGTGCACCTGCGGACCGCGTATGACAGCTGCGACGATCTCGGTCCCGAGGCGGTCGGCGGCGCCGTCGCGCGCTCGGTCGCGACCTGGAACCGCGCCGGCGACGTCTGCAGCGACTTCCGCATGGTCGACGACGGATACCCCACCGGGTTCGCGACGAACCTGATCGGCGCCGAGGGCTACGACGGAGAGAACCGCATCATCTGGCGGGAGCGCTCCTGGCCCGACGACATCTCGCCCGCCACGCTCGCGCTGACGACGCTGGTCTTCCGCCGCTCGACCGGGCAGATCCTCGACGCCGACATCGACCTGAATGGCGTCAGCCACACCTGGACGGTCGCCGACGCGGGGGCGCTGACGGACGCGGAGAACACGCTCACGCACGAGCTCGGCCACCTGCTGGGGCTGGGTCACGTCTCCGACCCGGAGGCGACGATGTACGGGCAGAGCGATCCCGGCGATCTGGAGAAGCGGTCGCTGAGCGAGGACGACGCGGCGGGTCTCTGCTTCACGTACCCGGCGGGCCTCGCGAGCCCGGGCGCGCCCTACGTGCGCTCGCCTCCGCTCACGGGCTGCGCCGCGACGATCCGGGGACGCCCTTCGGTTCCCGCGACGGCGGGTTGGCTCGCGCTCACGCTGTGGTGGCTGCGACGAAGGCGCGCAGGTCCTCGAGCAGCGCGCCCGGTCTGA
- a CDS encoding carboxypeptidase regulatory-like domain-containing protein: MSPVCRWVDEHIAPLFSASSLKDGAAVAWIALALGGCGDAHRVEVEGTVRDGRTGAPVAHATVSTDDGRHAETDEEGVFVLELDEGEATLTAEAPGRCPRTERVDVRPGMAPLRLVVFDALEVDAPSHVGFDESITLEARARCDAGAITWTQTGGPRLGDRMRAEDGRLHVRTHARRSLRDERDDTRADYRFEARAALRPTRSPGARRGVTRVAARRVRVTASSARADGGRGRTDPRVDYERFTASSIEPFADPSTYLPQARAAYAADASTPVGSPTDPSLVVDDRCSSCHAVTPSLLLEEWLGAPMSRTTIERDERDPAQRAECAGCHVPGVSSFEPSASRTSETLRCDMCHGLDHTAPETQRGFQQHGLDAHPLPLYDATVLIADAPTRHLGSGAVCASCHRSGVANAEASDRAPHAPQSDLLVGRGARGIAPLDDGAHRHIADSCARCHMTRPDAADASYGRTGGHSFAVRAPGSASISMAACAPCHGDEAPERIGARDWNGDGEEGTVLEEHDAAIARLERQFSSRVSAETIRDLCGRVAVDVSERDARLHLVDAEGALLGDCDDDGEFVGETAVTVDALPGWLRDVAWDLSLLRADGSRGLHNPRYTFRVLRAARARLTE; this comes from the coding sequence ATGTCCCCGGTCTGTCGCTGGGTGGACGAGCACATCGCGCCCCTCTTCTCGGCGTCGTCCCTGAAGGACGGCGCGGCGGTCGCGTGGATCGCCCTCGCGCTCGGTGGCTGCGGGGACGCACACCGCGTCGAGGTGGAGGGCACCGTGCGTGACGGACGGACGGGTGCGCCAGTCGCGCACGCGACCGTGTCCACCGATGACGGACGCCACGCGGAGACAGATGAGGAGGGCGTCTTCGTCCTCGAGCTCGACGAGGGTGAAGCCACCCTCACCGCGGAGGCCCCCGGTCGATGCCCCCGAACCGAGCGGGTCGACGTGCGACCGGGGATGGCGCCGCTGCGCCTCGTCGTGTTCGACGCGCTCGAGGTCGACGCGCCCTCGCACGTCGGGTTCGATGAGTCGATCACGCTCGAGGCACGCGCGCGATGTGACGCGGGCGCGATCACCTGGACGCAGACCGGTGGGCCCAGGCTCGGGGACCGCATGCGAGCCGAAGACGGGCGGCTCCACGTCCGGACGCACGCGCGGCGATCGCTTCGAGACGAGCGCGACGACACGCGGGCGGACTACCGCTTCGAGGCGCGCGCCGCGCTCCGGCCCACGAGGAGCCCGGGGGCGCGACGCGGCGTGACTCGCGTGGCCGCGCGCCGGGTCCGCGTGACCGCGAGCTCCGCGCGCGCGGACGGCGGCCGTGGACGGACCGATCCTCGCGTCGACTACGAGCGCTTCACGGCCTCATCGATCGAGCCCTTCGCGGACCCGTCAACCTACCTTCCCCAAGCCCGAGCGGCATATGCGGCCGACGCGTCGACGCCTGTCGGATCACCCACAGACCCGAGCCTCGTCGTAGACGATCGCTGTTCGAGTTGTCACGCGGTGACACCTTCTCTCCTGCTGGAGGAGTGGCTCGGCGCGCCGATGAGTCGAACCACGATCGAGCGCGACGAGCGCGATCCGGCGCAGCGCGCCGAGTGCGCTGGATGCCATGTGCCCGGAGTCAGCAGCTTCGAGCCGAGCGCCTCTCGGACCTCGGAGACCTTGCGTTGCGACATGTGTCACGGCCTCGATCACACCGCTCCCGAAACGCAGCGAGGGTTCCAGCAACACGGCCTCGACGCACATCCCCTCCCTCTCTACGATGCGACAGTTCTGATTGCAGACGCTCCGACACGGCACCTGGGGAGCGGCGCGGTCTGCGCGAGCTGCCATCGGAGCGGCGTGGCGAACGCGGAGGCCTCCGACAGGGCTCCTCACGCGCCGCAGAGCGATCTTCTGGTCGGTCGCGGAGCGCGCGGCATAGCTCCACTCGATGACGGCGCGCACCGACACATCGCGGACAGCTGCGCGCGTTGTCACATGACGCGCCCCGACGCGGCCGATGCCTCCTACGGTCGGACGGGTGGACACTCGTTCGCGGTCCGCGCGCCGGGATCGGCGTCCATCTCCATGGCGGCGTGCGCTCCATGTCACGGAGACGAGGCGCCCGAGCGAATCGGCGCGCGTGACTGGAACGGCGACGGCGAGGAGGGCACCGTCCTCGAGGAGCACGACGCGGCGATCGCCCGACTGGAGCGTCAATTCAGCTCGCGAGTATCTGCGGAGACCATTCGCGATCTCTGCGGACGCGTCGCCGTGGACGTCTCCGAGCGAGATGCGCGGCTGCACCTCGTGGACGCCGAGGGCGCGCTGCTCGGCGACTGCGACGATGATGGCGAGTTCGTCGGCGAGACAGCGGTCACGGTCGACGCGCTCCCGGGCTGGCTCCGAGACGTCGCGTGGGACCTCTCGCTCTTGCGCGCCGACGGATCGCGCGGCCTGCACAACCCCC